Proteins encoded by one window of Salvia splendens isolate huo1 chromosome 7, SspV2, whole genome shotgun sequence:
- the LOC121811259 gene encoding agmatine coumaroyltransferase-2-like, which yields MKVKIESTRLVKPFYQDTTPLTTSDYVPLSVFDKATYDQHIAVIYAYNPPTQSNADIELGLRKALAAYRAWAGRIGEDSNGNLVVLLNDKGVRFVEASVDYPLDRTMLLKPSPFLLTLHPGVKDVSELVQVQLTRFSCGSMVVGFTAHHRVADGHSSSNFLVAWGQATRGLMISPLPFDDRTIFPPRCPPEVKFQHRGAEYIPRNFKKTYPLIDHDTNDIVVHRVHYTAEFISKLKAKASHNNKRYTTIETLLAHLWRSITRARGLNLSDTTKLRISVDGRSRLNPKVPNEYFGNLVLWAFVTTEVKYLLHEPLSYAARLLHEAIVKVNDDYFKSFIDFATHEVKDDGELVTNTESSSNPILWPDLEVDSWLRFPFYDLDFGGGGPYIFMPSFSPVEGMLFLLPSFLGDGGIEVFVPLFQQSLETFKEICYSLE from the coding sequence ATGAAGGTGAAGATAGAAAGCACTAGGCTTGTTAAGCCTTTCTATCAAGACACCACTCCTCTTACAACATCGGATTATGTCCCATTGTCAGTATTTGACAAGGCTACATATGACCAACACATAGCCGTGATATATGCCTACAACCCTCCCACCCAATCGAATGCCGACATCGAGCTAGGGCTCCGGAAGGCGCTGGCGGCATATCGCGCTTGGGCGGGAAGGATCGGGGAAGATAGCAACGGGAACCTCGTCGTTCTTCTGAACGACAAGGGCGTCAGGTTTGTGGAGGCATCCGTCGATTATCCCCTCGATCGTACGATGCTCCTCAAACCGTCCCCGTTTCTGTTGACCCTCCACCCTGGCGTGAAGGACGTATCGGAACTTGTGCAAGTCCAGCTCACTAGATTCTCTTGTGGATCTATGGTGGTGGGGTTTACTGCCCACCACCGCGTGGCAGATGGCCACTCATCCAGCAACTTTTTAGTTGCGTGGGGCCAGGCCACTAGGGGGCTTATGATAAGCCCCCTCCCTTTTGATGACCGCACAATATTCCCCCCTCGATGCCCACCAGAAGTCAAATTTCAGCATCGAGGGGCGGAATACATACCTAGGAATTTCAAGAAAACCTACCCCTTAATCGACCACGACACGAACGACATCGTGGTGCACAGAGTTCATTACACTGCTGAGTTCATCTCGAAGCTCAAGGCCAAGGCATCCCACAACAACAAGCGGTACACCACTATCGAAACCCTATTGGCTCATCTCTGGAGGTCCATAACTCGGGCACGGGGACTAAACCTGTCCGACACGACCAAGCTACGAATCTCGGTCGACGGCCGGTCGAGGCTAAATCCTAAAGTGCCAAATGAGTACTTTGGAAACCTAGTTCTCTGGGCTTTCGTTACGACCGAAGTAAAATATCTTCTCCACGAGCCGCTCTCGTACGCGGCCAGGCTTCTGCACGAGGCGATCGTGAAGGTGAACGACGACTACTTCAAGTCGTTCATCGACTTCGCCACCCACGAGGTGAAGGACGACGGGGAGCTCGTCACGAACACGGAATCGTCGTCCAATCCCATTTTGTGGCCCGATTTGGAGGTGGATAGCTGGCTGAGGTTTCCGTTCTACGACCTCGATTTCGGAGGAGGTGGACCGTACATTTTCATGCCGTCGTTCTCTCCGGTGGAAGGGATGTTGTTTCTTTTGCCCTCATTCTTGGGAGATGGAGGCATAGAAGTCTTTGTTCCATTGTTTCAACAAAGTTTGGAGACATTCAAAGAGATTTGCTATTCTCTTGAATAG